A window of the Thalassospira indica genome harbors these coding sequences:
- the lipB gene encoding lipoyl(octanoyl) transferase LipB produces the protein MQSNAPTAQIPEWRTTSELVSYPEALAEMEARAEAIHTGEAHELVWFLEHPPLYTAGTSAHAEDLVDPDRFPVYDAGRGGQYTYHGPGQRTVYLMLDLKNRGRDVRVYVHNLEEWVIRTLALLGVKGERRDGRVGIWVVRDDGREDKIAAIGVRVRRWVTFHGIAINVAPDLTHFGGIVPCGISDHGVTSLKDLGVDIPMAELDRLLQQTFGEIFS, from the coding sequence ATGCAAAGCAACGCCCCAACCGCGCAAATCCCCGAGTGGCGCACCACCTCGGAGTTGGTTTCCTACCCCGAAGCCCTTGCAGAAATGGAAGCCCGCGCAGAGGCCATTCATACTGGCGAAGCCCATGAACTTGTTTGGTTTCTTGAACATCCGCCGCTTTATACGGCCGGCACCAGTGCCCATGCCGAGGACCTTGTCGATCCGGATCGCTTTCCGGTCTATGACGCGGGCCGCGGCGGGCAATATACCTATCACGGACCGGGTCAGCGCACGGTTTATCTGATGCTCGACCTTAAGAATCGCGGTCGCGATGTCCGGGTCTATGTTCATAACCTTGAAGAATGGGTGATTCGCACCCTTGCCCTGCTGGGCGTCAAAGGCGAACGGCGCGATGGCCGTGTTGGCATCTGGGTGGTGCGCGATGATGGTCGCGAAGACAAGATCGCCGCCATTGGCGTACGCGTGCGCCGCTGGGTGACGTTCCACGGTATCGCCATCAATGTCGCCCCGGACCTGACGCATTTCGGTGGAATCGTGCCCTGTGGCATTTCCGACCATGGGGTCACCAGCCTCAAAGATCTTGGCGTCGATATTCCTATGGCGGAACTTGATCGCCTGTTACAACAGACCTTTGGCGAAATCTTTTCGTAA
- a CDS encoding NADP-dependent malic enzyme → MANRNDKLREAALDYHRYPTPGKLSVTATTTLANQRDLALAYSPGVAFACEEIVKNPDTAADYTARGNLVGVISNGTAVLGLGPIGPLASKPVMEGKAVLFKKFANIDVFDLEVNETDPQKFIDIVAALEPTFGGVNLEDIKAPECFIIEEALRKRCNIPIFHDDQHGTAICVAAAVLNGLRVTGKDINKVRLVTSGAGAAALACLNLLVSMGLPKHNITVTDRFGVVYKGRAEEMDPWKAEYAIETNARTLSDVIEGADIFLGLSAPNVMGEDELRKMGEGPIIMALANPTPEVSPELVKEIRPDAVMATGRTDYPNQVNNVLCFPFLFRGALDVGATEINEEMKIAAVHAIADLATAEVSDVVATAYGGEELKFGPEYLIPKPFDPRLMLEIPPRVAKAAMDSGVAKRPIEDFDEYRQQLEGFVFRSGLVMKPVFDVARSHKKRVVYPEGESRRVLQACQVLVDDGICHPVLIGRREVILERITELGLRLVPDEQIEIHDPDDNPHFEQDWQDFHNIMGRRGINPEYARAIVRTRPTVIAALMLRRGEVDAMLCGCQGGFLRHLRYVRNLVGLRKGVTDFSTVNMMIMKQGTFFLTDTYVSVDPTPEHVAETTIMAADVVKRFGMTPKAALISHSNFGSHENKSACKMRDALQLIRTQAPDLEVEGEMHADAAISQPIRDRIFPHSMLSGSANLLVMPTLDAANISYNMVKMLGDGLPVGPILVGAAKSAHVVSPSITVRGIVNMTAIAVVDAVTRTQESQ, encoded by the coding sequence ATGGCAAATAGAAATGACAAGCTGCGCGAAGCAGCTTTGGACTATCACCGGTATCCCACCCCGGGGAAATTGTCCGTAACGGCAACCACCACCCTTGCAAACCAGCGTGACCTTGCCCTGGCCTATTCGCCGGGCGTCGCGTTTGCGTGCGAGGAAATCGTCAAAAACCCCGATACCGCAGCTGATTACACCGCGCGCGGTAACCTGGTCGGGGTGATTTCGAACGGTACGGCGGTGCTTGGCCTTGGCCCGATTGGCCCGCTGGCGTCCAAGCCGGTGATGGAAGGCAAGGCGGTTCTGTTCAAGAAGTTCGCCAATATCGATGTTTTCGATCTTGAAGTGAACGAAACCGACCCGCAGAAATTTATCGATATCGTCGCAGCGCTGGAGCCGACTTTCGGGGGTGTTAACCTCGAAGACATTAAGGCCCCCGAATGCTTCATCATCGAAGAGGCATTGCGCAAACGCTGCAACATTCCGATTTTCCATGATGACCAGCACGGTACGGCGATCTGTGTTGCCGCCGCGGTCCTCAATGGTCTGCGTGTGACCGGCAAGGATATCAACAAGGTCCGCCTTGTGACATCCGGGGCCGGTGCGGCCGCCTTGGCGTGTCTGAACCTTCTGGTTTCCATGGGTTTGCCCAAGCACAACATCACGGTCACCGACCGGTTTGGTGTGGTCTATAAGGGCCGGGCCGAGGAAATGGATCCGTGGAAGGCCGAATACGCGATTGAAACCAACGCACGTACGTTAAGCGACGTGATCGAAGGGGCTGATATCTTCCTGGGTCTTTCAGCGCCGAACGTGATGGGCGAGGACGAGCTTCGCAAGATGGGCGAAGGCCCGATCATCATGGCGCTGGCCAACCCGACGCCGGAAGTTTCCCCGGAACTGGTCAAGGAAATCCGCCCGGATGCTGTTATGGCCACCGGTCGTACGGATTACCCGAACCAGGTGAACAACGTTCTTTGCTTCCCGTTCCTGTTCCGTGGCGCGCTTGATGTCGGCGCGACCGAGATCAACGAGGAAATGAAGATCGCCGCCGTTCACGCCATTGCCGATCTGGCAACCGCCGAGGTTTCCGATGTGGTGGCAACGGCCTATGGCGGGGAGGAGCTTAAATTCGGTCCGGAATATCTTATCCCGAAGCCGTTTGACCCGCGCCTGATGCTGGAAATTCCCCCGCGTGTCGCCAAGGCCGCGATGGATAGCGGTGTTGCCAAACGCCCGATCGAGGATTTCGACGAGTACCGTCAGCAGCTTGAAGGTTTCGTCTTCCGGTCTGGCCTTGTCATGAAGCCGGTGTTTGACGTGGCGCGGTCGCACAAGAAACGCGTGGTTTATCCCGAAGGCGAATCGCGCCGTGTTCTGCAGGCCTGTCAGGTTCTTGTCGATGACGGCATTTGTCATCCGGTGCTGATTGGTCGTCGTGAAGTTATCCTGGAACGGATTACCGAGCTTGGCCTGCGTCTTGTCCCGGATGAGCAGATTGAAATTCACGATCCCGATGACAATCCGCATTTCGAACAGGATTGGCAGGACTTCCACAACATCATGGGCCGTCGTGGCATCAACCCGGAATATGCCCGTGCGATTGTGCGTACCCGTCCGACCGTGATCGCGGCATTGATGCTGCGTCGTGGGGAAGTCGATGCGATGCTGTGCGGCTGTCAGGGCGGTTTCCTGCGTCATCTGCGCTATGTTCGCAATCTTGTGGGCCTGCGCAAAGGTGTGACCGATTTCTCCACGGTCAACATGATGATCATGAAGCAGGGGACGTTCTTCCTGACTGATACTTATGTATCGGTCGATCCGACCCCGGAACATGTTGCCGAAACCACCATCATGGCCGCCGATGTGGTCAAGCGGTTTGGCATGACGCCAAAGGCCGCGTTGATTTCGCATTCCAACTTTGGCAGCCACGAAAACAAGTCGGCCTGCAAGATGCGTGATGCGCTTCAGCTGATCAGAACGCAGGCACCCGATCTTGAGGTCGAGGGCGAAATGCATGCGGATGCGGCGATTTCGCAGCCGATCCGTGACCGGATCTTCCCGCATTCGATGCTGAGCGGTTCGGCCAACCTTCTGGTGATGCCCACACTTGATGCGGCCAACATTTCCTACAACATGGTCAAGATGTTGGGTGATGGGCTTCCGGTTGGGCCGATTTTGGTCGGTGCGGCCAAATCAGCCCACGTTGTCAGCCCGTCGATTACCGTGCGCGGGATTGTCAATATGACGGCGATTGCCGTTGTTGACGCCGTCACACGGACTCAGGAAAGTCAGTAA
- a CDS encoding diguanylate cyclase, which produces MSDKSQPAKADTPPAKGRSKGHKMPGSIADGGMADAERDILAELEKALGEHIALLLRWNRKLILPGQPAISDADEDDHDCDFGAWYALNRHNRLIDQPAMRALATTHQQLHDSAKRLLSAHDVDHEVDSAEFDMMALRAESFFAQLRRLERAFRTARSDVDPLTGTYNRQTMMGDLNAERERAIRTGVPTAIALIDLDHFKSVNDTYGHQAGDLVLQSVAGILQSHVRPFDKVYRYGGEEFLVCLPNADMKQCARVLERLRRVIEASPVTISDDVILPVTASIGAAPMTKNRSTEQIIEKADKALYAAKEGGRNRVRVWRNPDGKPASTTQKPGKNTT; this is translated from the coding sequence ATGAGTGACAAGTCGCAACCGGCCAAGGCAGACACCCCGCCAGCCAAAGGCAGATCCAAGGGCCATAAAATGCCCGGAAGCATTGCCGATGGCGGGATGGCCGATGCCGAACGCGACATTCTTGCCGAACTTGAAAAGGCCCTTGGTGAACATATCGCACTGTTGCTGCGCTGGAATCGCAAGCTGATCCTGCCGGGACAACCTGCGATATCGGATGCTGACGAGGATGATCACGATTGTGATTTCGGCGCATGGTACGCCCTTAATCGTCATAACCGGCTGATTGACCAACCCGCAATGCGCGCGCTTGCCACCACCCATCAGCAACTTCACGATTCGGCAAAGCGGCTTTTAAGCGCCCACGACGTTGACCACGAAGTCGATTCGGCAGAATTCGATATGATGGCGCTGCGTGCGGAATCGTTCTTTGCCCAATTGCGCCGTCTGGAACGCGCATTCAGGACCGCCCGATCAGATGTCGATCCGCTGACAGGCACCTATAACCGTCAGACCATGATGGGCGATCTTAACGCCGAACGCGAACGTGCAATCCGAACCGGCGTTCCGACGGCCATCGCCCTGATCGACCTTGATCACTTCAAATCGGTGAATGATACCTACGGCCATCAGGCCGGTGATCTGGTTTTGCAATCGGTCGCTGGTATCCTGCAATCGCATGTCCGCCCGTTCGACAAGGTCTACCGCTATGGCGGGGAGGAATTCCTGGTCTGCCTGCCTAATGCCGACATGAAGCAGTGTGCGCGCGTGCTTGAACGCCTGCGCCGCGTGATCGAGGCCTCCCCGGTAACCATCTCTGATGACGTCATCCTGCCGGTTACGGCCTCCATCGGGGCAGCCCCGATGACCAAGAACCGCTCGACCGAGCAAATCATTGAAAAGGCTGACAAGGCGCTATATGCCGCCAAGGAAGGCGGTCGCAATCGCGTGCGCGTCTGGCGCAATCCGGATGGCAAGCCTGC